A portion of the Cyanobium sp. PCC 7001 genome contains these proteins:
- a CDS encoding heme oxygenase (biliverdin-producing), whose amino-acid sequence MSVALASQLREGTKKAHTMAENTGFVSCFLKGVVDKASYRTLVADLYFVYSAMEEEFAKLRSHPVVGPVAFPELNRRESLEQDLAFYFGPDWRTAVKATPAAQEYVARLHQVAQESPELLVGHHYTRYIGDLSGGQILKNIAQKAMNLGDHDGLRFYEFDAIPDEKAFKVNYRATLDQLPIDQATADRIVAEANHAFHLNMKMFQELEGNLIAAIGKVLFGFLTRRQRTGSTEAVAA is encoded by the coding sequence ATGTCCGTTGCTCTCGCCTCCCAGTTGCGTGAAGGCACCAAGAAGGCCCACACCATGGCCGAGAACACCGGCTTCGTGAGCTGCTTCCTCAAGGGCGTGGTGGACAAGGCCAGCTACCGCACCCTGGTGGCCGACCTCTACTTCGTGTACTCCGCCATGGAGGAGGAGTTCGCCAAGCTCCGCAGCCACCCCGTGGTGGGTCCGGTGGCCTTCCCCGAGCTCAACCGCCGCGAGAGCCTCGAGCAGGATCTCGCCTTCTACTTCGGGCCCGACTGGCGCACGGCCGTGAAGGCCACCCCCGCCGCCCAGGAGTATGTGGCCCGGCTGCACCAGGTGGCCCAGGAGAGCCCCGAGCTGCTGGTGGGCCATCACTACACCCGCTACATCGGCGATCTCTCCGGCGGCCAGATCCTCAAGAACATCGCCCAGAAGGCGATGAACCTCGGCGATCACGACGGTCTGCGCTTCTACGAGTTCGACGCCATCCCGGACGAGAAGGCCTTCAAGGTGAACTACCGGGCCACCCTCGATCAGCTGCCGATCGACCAGGCCACCGCTGATCGGATCGTGGCCGAGGCCAACCACGCCTTCCACCTCAACATGAAGATGTTCCAGGAGCTGGAAGGCAACCTGATCGCCGCCATCGGCAAGGTGCTGTTCGGCTTCCTCACCCGCCGCCAGCGCACCGGCAGCACCGAGGCCGTGGCCGCCTGA
- the kdsA gene encoding 3-deoxy-8-phosphooctulonate synthase → MTFRLIAGPCVIESRDLVLQVAEQVSGLCQELGITYVFKASFDKANRSSGKSFRGPGPEEGLRILQEVREQLGIPVLTDIHESHQAAMAAEAVDVLQIPAFLCRQTDLLEAAARAVAGTDKVVNVKKGQFLAPWDMAQVVNKLRESGLEAESGRLWLTERGSSFGYNTLVVDFRGLPQMQALGCPVIFDATHAVQQPGGQGTTSGGQREFVAPLARGAVAVGADGLFMEVHPDPPQALSDGPNMVPLHRLEALLRQLMELRAVVQDGLAVSTL, encoded by the coding sequence ATGACCTTCCGCCTGATCGCCGGACCCTGCGTGATCGAGAGCCGCGATCTGGTGCTGCAGGTGGCCGAACAGGTGAGCGGGCTCTGCCAGGAGCTGGGCATCACCTACGTGTTCAAGGCCAGCTTCGACAAGGCCAACCGCAGCTCCGGAAAGTCGTTCCGCGGCCCCGGCCCCGAGGAGGGTCTCCGCATCCTGCAGGAGGTGCGCGAGCAGCTGGGGATCCCGGTGCTCACCGACATCCATGAGAGCCACCAGGCGGCCATGGCCGCCGAGGCGGTGGACGTGCTCCAGATCCCGGCCTTCCTCTGCCGCCAGACCGACCTGCTGGAGGCCGCCGCCCGGGCGGTGGCCGGCACCGACAAGGTGGTGAACGTGAAGAAGGGCCAGTTCCTGGCCCCCTGGGACATGGCCCAGGTGGTGAACAAGCTGCGCGAAAGCGGCCTGGAGGCCGAGAGCGGCCGGCTGTGGCTCACCGAGCGGGGCTCCAGCTTTGGCTACAACACCCTGGTGGTGGATTTCCGCGGCCTGCCCCAGATGCAGGCGCTGGGCTGCCCCGTGATCTTCGATGCCACCCATGCAGTGCAGCAGCCGGGCGGGCAGGGCACCACCTCGGGCGGCCAGCGGGAGTTCGTGGCACCGCTGGCCCGGGGTGCGGTGGCGGTGGGGGCCGACGGGCTGTTCATGGAGGTGCACCCCGATCCCCCCCAGGCCCTCAGCGACGGGCCCAACATGGTGCCCCTGCACCGGCTGGAGGCCCTGCTGCGCCAGCTGATGGAGCTGCGGGCCGTGGTGCAGGACGGCCTGGCCGTCAGCACCCTCTGA
- a CDS encoding HAD family hydrolase, with protein sequence MPAPFPALRSRLQRLAAGRKLAAVQLLVCDVDGVLTDGGLHYDQAGQVVKRFNVRDGLAIRMLQRAGIEVALLSGGRSGAIEQRARHLHIQHCRAGVGDKLAGLQELQAEVGASAACTAFIGDDLNDLAVRPATALLVAPADAASALRRRADWVLRSPGGHGAVRELAEALLQCRGALKELHRSGWREGNG encoded by the coding sequence ATGCCTGCCCCCTTTCCCGCGCTGCGCTCCCGGCTGCAGCGGCTGGCCGCCGGCCGGAAGCTGGCGGCGGTGCAGCTGCTGGTGTGCGATGTGGATGGGGTGCTCACCGATGGCGGCCTCCACTACGACCAGGCCGGCCAGGTGGTGAAGCGCTTCAACGTGCGCGACGGCCTGGCGATCCGCATGCTGCAGCGCGCCGGCATCGAGGTGGCCCTGCTCAGCGGCGGCCGCAGCGGCGCGATCGAGCAGCGGGCCCGCCACCTCCACATCCAGCACTGCCGGGCGGGGGTGGGCGACAAGCTGGCGGGCCTGCAGGAGCTTCAGGCCGAGGTGGGGGCCTCAGCCGCCTGCACCGCCTTCATCGGTGACGACCTCAACGACCTGGCGGTGCGGCCGGCCACGGCCCTGCTGGTGGCCCCGGCGGATGCCGCCAGCGCCCTGCGCCGCCGCGCCGACTGGGTGCTGCGCAGCCCCGGGGGCCACGGCGCCGTGCGGGAACTTGCGGAGGCCCTGCTGCAGTGTCGCGGAGCCCTGAAGGAGCTGCACAGGAGCGGCTGGCGGGAGGGCAACGGCTGA
- the kdsB gene encoding 3-deoxy-manno-octulosonate cytidylyltransferase, with protein sequence MSDSAVVVAIPARLASSRLPGKVLADIGGRPMLQHVVDRCRLARGVDALVVCTDSPVVERAAEAWGVKALLTPQHCSSGSERLAAVIPALLAAGGGAAEHTLVINVQADQPLLDPAIIEGMVARFSALGRPEVITPVYPLAATKLHDPNVVKVLRAADGRAITFSRSALPHVRDLTPERWAERTTYWGHVGLYGYRGDVLAGWNALPPSSLEDLEKLEQLRLIEAAIPIHTFEVDQDCLSVDTAEQLEQARALLVGQA encoded by the coding sequence GTGTCGGATTCGGCTGTGGTGGTTGCAATCCCGGCCCGGCTGGCCTCATCCCGCCTGCCCGGAAAGGTGCTGGCCGACATCGGCGGCCGGCCGATGCTCCAGCATGTGGTGGACCGCTGCCGCCTGGCCAGGGGGGTGGACGCCCTGGTGGTGTGCACCGACAGTCCTGTGGTGGAGCGGGCAGCAGAGGCCTGGGGCGTTAAGGCCCTGCTCACCCCTCAGCACTGCAGCAGCGGCAGCGAGCGGCTGGCGGCCGTGATCCCGGCCTTGCTGGCGGCCGGTGGCGGAGCCGCCGAGCACACGCTGGTGATCAACGTGCAGGCCGATCAACCCCTGCTCGATCCGGCGATCATCGAGGGCATGGTGGCGCGTTTCTCTGCCCTGGGGCGTCCTGAGGTGATCACGCCGGTGTATCCCCTTGCCGCCACCAAGCTGCACGATCCCAACGTGGTGAAAGTGCTCCGCGCCGCCGATGGCCGGGCGATCACGTTCTCCCGCAGCGCCCTGCCCCACGTGCGGGACCTGACTCCTGAGCGGTGGGCAGAGCGCACCACCTACTGGGGCCATGTGGGCCTCTACGGCTATCGGGGTGATGTGCTCGCCGGGTGGAATGCCCTGCCCCCTTCCAGCCTCGAGGATCTGGAGAAGCTGGAGCAGCTGCGGCTGATCGAAGCGGCCATCCCCATCCACACCTTCGAGGTGGACCAGGACTGCCTCTCGGTCGACACCGCCGAGCAGCTGGAGCAGGCCCGGGCCCTGCTGGTCGGCCAGGCATGA
- a CDS encoding SIS domain-containing protein, whose product MTPLPVLPLSALTRCLQEEASAIAAAAERLDSQQVEATLELLESCRQRRAKLVVTGVGKSGIVARKIAATFSSIGLTAVFLNPVDALHGDLGIVAADDVTLLLSNSGETEELLAILPHLKRRGTSRIALVGRVESSLARGCDLVLDAAVDREVCPLNLAPTASTAVAMAIGDALAAVWMERAGISPVDFAINHPAGSLGRRLTLTVGDLMVPAGEIEPLHPEARLPVVIAHLTQGSPGRGSLGASWVHGSDPSQLAGLITDGDLRRTLQRHGPGDWDRITAAEMATTDPITVTPDVLAAEALELMERNRRQAISVMPVVSPDDPRRLEGLLRLHDLVQAGFSASVASPS is encoded by the coding sequence ATGACGCCACTCCCGGTGCTGCCTTTGTCCGCCCTCACCCGCTGCCTGCAGGAGGAGGCCTCCGCCATCGCCGCAGCTGCCGAGCGCCTCGATTCCCAGCAGGTGGAGGCCACCCTGGAGCTGCTGGAGAGCTGCCGGCAGCGCCGCGCCAAGCTGGTGGTAACCGGCGTGGGCAAGAGCGGCATCGTGGCCCGCAAGATCGCCGCCACCTTCTCCTCGATCGGACTCACGGCGGTGTTCCTCAACCCGGTGGACGCCCTGCACGGCGACCTCGGCATCGTGGCCGCCGATGACGTGACGCTGCTGCTCTCCAACAGCGGCGAAACGGAGGAACTGCTCGCCATCCTTCCCCACCTGAAGCGGCGTGGCACCAGCCGCATCGCCCTGGTGGGCCGGGTGGAGTCGAGCCTGGCCCGCGGCTGCGACCTGGTGCTCGACGCCGCCGTGGACCGGGAGGTGTGCCCGCTCAACCTGGCCCCCACCGCCAGCACGGCGGTGGCGATGGCGATCGGCGATGCCCTGGCCGCGGTGTGGATGGAGCGGGCCGGCATCTCGCCGGTGGACTTCGCCATCAACCACCCGGCCGGCTCCCTCGGCCGCCGCCTCACCCTCACCGTGGGCGATTTGATGGTGCCGGCCGGCGAGATCGAACCGCTCCACCCGGAGGCCCGCCTGCCGGTGGTGATCGCCCACCTCACCCAGGGCAGCCCGGGGCGCGGCAGCCTCGGTGCCAGCTGGGTGCACGGCAGCGACCCCTCCCAGCTGGCCGGGCTGATCACCGATGGCGACCTGCGCCGCACCCTGCAGCGTCACGGGCCGGGCGACTGGGACCGGATCACCGCCGCCGAGATGGCCACCACCGACCCGATCACCGTGACTCCCGATGTGCTGGCAGCCGAGGCCCTGGAGCTAATGGAACGCAACCGGCGCCAGGCGATTTCGGTGATGCCGGTGGTGTCGCCGGACGACCCCCGCCGGCTGGAGGGGCTGCTGCGCCTGCATGATCTGGTGCAGGCCGGCTTCAGCGCCTCGGTGGCGTCCCCGAGCTGA
- a CDS encoding UvrD-helicase domain-containing protein, whose translation MSAFLAGLNEAQRKAVDHHTGPLLVVAGAGSGKTRALTHRIAHLIGHHGADPAELLAVTFTNKAAREMKERLELLLAQKLAQSQFGQPWSTLPLLEQRQLRSRIYREVIKDLWIGTFHALFARLLRFDIDKFRDPEGLSWTRQFSIYDEGDVQSLIKEIVTQELGLDPKRFEPKKVRWAISNAKNQGWMPEQLEADAGGQRGKLMAETYRRYRRALAANNALDFDDLLLLPVQLLRQNDQIRNYWHRRFRHVLVDEYQDTNRTQYELIKLLVTDGQDPEAYDNWSGRSVFVVGDADQSIYSFRAADFTILMGFQDDFGDGAADEATRTMVKLEENYRSTATILEAANALIAHNTERIDKVLRPTRGEGEPITLTRCDDEVAEAEAVVHRMRMLDAAHSELRWGDMVVLYRTNAQSRAMEESLVRWGIPYIVVGGLRFYDRREIKDMLAYLKLLVNPADTVSLLRVLNTPKRGIGKTTIERLTDAANQLGIPLWEVVSDPEAVRSLGGRSAKGLLQFRELLSDLQARSQDAPPSELVQRVMEQSGYLAELIAEGTDEAEDRRRNLNELVNAALQYQEENEEGSLEDFLASAALASDADSKDTQQDRVTLMTLHASKGLEFPVVFLVGMEQGLFPSYRSLEDPAAMEEERRLCYVGITRAKERLFLSHASERRLWGGMREPAVPSVFLAELPEELVQGDIPRSGGAAIRREQRLDRLTRVDREESRRVASGGAGGAPANAVRRRGAGAGKTWAVGDRLRHSAFGEGHVTHLFGSGEKISIAVKFEGMGPKILDPRLAPIEPL comes from the coding sequence ATGAGCGCCTTCCTGGCCGGCCTCAATGAAGCCCAGCGCAAGGCAGTGGACCACCACACCGGTCCGCTGCTGGTGGTGGCAGGGGCCGGCAGCGGCAAGACGCGGGCCCTCACCCATCGCATCGCCCACCTGATCGGCCACCACGGCGCCGACCCAGCCGAGCTGCTGGCCGTGACCTTCACCAACAAGGCCGCCCGGGAGATGAAGGAGCGGCTGGAGCTGCTGCTGGCCCAGAAGCTGGCCCAGAGCCAGTTCGGCCAGCCCTGGAGCACCCTGCCGCTGCTGGAGCAGCGGCAGCTGCGCAGCCGCATCTACCGCGAGGTGATCAAGGACCTCTGGATCGGCACCTTCCACGCCCTGTTCGCCCGGCTGCTGCGCTTCGACATCGACAAGTTCCGCGATCCCGAAGGCCTCAGCTGGACGCGCCAGTTCTCCATCTACGACGAGGGAGACGTGCAGAGCCTGATCAAGGAGATCGTGACCCAGGAGCTGGGCCTCGACCCCAAGCGCTTCGAGCCCAAGAAGGTGCGCTGGGCGATCAGCAACGCCAAGAACCAGGGCTGGATGCCCGAGCAGCTCGAAGCCGATGCTGGTGGCCAGCGCGGCAAGCTGATGGCCGAGACCTACCGCCGCTACCGCCGCGCCCTGGCGGCCAACAACGCCCTCGACTTCGACGATCTGCTGCTGCTGCCCGTGCAGCTGCTGCGCCAGAACGACCAGATCCGCAACTACTGGCACCGCCGCTTCCGCCACGTGCTGGTGGACGAATACCAGGACACCAACCGCACCCAGTACGAGCTGATCAAGCTGCTGGTCACCGACGGCCAGGATCCCGAGGCCTACGACAACTGGAGCGGCCGCTCGGTGTTCGTGGTGGGCGACGCCGACCAGAGCATCTACAGCTTCCGCGCCGCTGACTTCACCATCCTGATGGGGTTCCAGGACGACTTCGGCGACGGCGCCGCCGATGAAGCCACCCGCACGATGGTGAAGCTGGAGGAGAACTACCGCTCCACCGCCACGATCCTCGAGGCGGCCAACGCCCTGATCGCCCACAACACCGAGCGGATCGACAAGGTGCTGCGGCCCACCCGGGGCGAGGGGGAGCCCATCACCCTCACCCGCTGCGACGACGAGGTCGCCGAGGCCGAGGCGGTGGTGCACCGGATGCGGATGCTCGACGCGGCCCACAGCGAGCTGCGCTGGGGTGACATGGTCGTGCTCTACCGCACCAATGCCCAGAGCCGAGCCATGGAGGAATCGCTCGTGCGCTGGGGCATCCCCTACATCGTGGTGGGGGGCCTGCGCTTCTACGACCGGCGCGAGATCAAGGACATGCTCGCCTACCTGAAGCTGCTGGTGAACCCGGCCGACACGGTGAGCCTGTTGCGGGTGCTGAACACGCCGAAGCGGGGCATCGGCAAGACCACGATCGAGCGGCTCACCGACGCCGCCAACCAGCTGGGCATTCCGCTCTGGGAGGTGGTGAGCGATCCCGAGGCGGTGCGCTCCCTGGGGGGGCGCTCGGCCAAGGGGCTGCTGCAGTTCCGCGAGCTGCTCAGCGATCTGCAGGCCCGCAGCCAGGACGCCCCCCCTTCGGAGCTGGTGCAGCGGGTGATGGAGCAGAGCGGCTACCTCGCCGAGCTGATCGCCGAGGGCACCGATGAGGCGGAGGACCGCCGCCGCAACCTCAATGAGCTGGTGAACGCCGCCCTGCAGTACCAGGAGGAGAACGAGGAGGGCTCGCTGGAGGATTTCCTCGCCTCCGCCGCCCTGGCCAGCGATGCCGACAGCAAGGACACCCAGCAGGACCGGGTGACCCTGATGACCCTCCACGCCAGCAAGGGCCTGGAATTCCCGGTGGTGTTCCTGGTGGGGATGGAGCAGGGCCTCTTCCCCAGCTACCGCTCCCTGGAGGATCCCGCCGCCATGGAGGAGGAGCGGCGCCTCTGCTACGTGGGCATCACCCGGGCGAAGGAACGCCTGTTCCTCTCCCACGCCAGCGAGCGGCGGCTGTGGGGTGGCATGCGCGAGCCGGCGGTGCCCTCGGTGTTCCTGGCCGAGCTGCCCGAGGAGCTGGTGCAGGGCGACATCCCCCGCAGCGGCGGTGCCGCGATCCGTCGCGAGCAGCGGCTCGACCGGCTCACCCGGGTGGACCGGGAGGAGAGCCGGCGGGTGGCGTCGGGGGGAGCCGGCGGTGCCCCCGCCAACGCCGTGCGCCGCCGCGGCGCCGGTGCCGGCAAGACCTGGGCCGTGGGCGACCGCCTGCGCCACAGCGCCTTCGGGGAGGGACACGTGACCCACCTGTTCGGCAGCGGCGAGAAGATCTCGATCGCGGTGAAGTTCGAGGGGATGGGCCCCAAGATCCTCGATCCGCGCCTGGCGCCGATCGAGCCGCTCTGA
- a CDS encoding NADP-dependent isocitrate dehydrogenase, producing MATEPVTFEKLTAPSSGTAIRFEEGLPVVPDDPIIPFIRGDGTGVDIWPATQRVLDAAVAKAYGGRRRIEWFKVYAGDEACDLYGTYQYLPEDTLTAIRTYGVAIKGPLTTPIGGGIRSLNVALRQIFDLYCCVRPCRYYAGTPSPHKRPQDLDVIVYRENTEDIYMGIEWEATDPVCVELIEHLNTVVIPANGKLGKRTIPTGAGIGIKPVSKHGSQRHIRKAIQHALRMEGKKRHVTLVHKGNIMKFTEGAFRDWGYELATTEFRAACITERESWILDNADRNPGLSIEANARMVDPGYDALTPEKKEAICAEVQGVLEAIGSSHGNGQWKQMVMVDDRIADSIFQQIQTRPADYSVLATLNLNGDYISDAAAAVVGGLGMAPGANIGDHAAIFEATHGTAPKHAGLDRINPGSVILSGVMMLEYMGWQEAADLITEGISAAIANQEVTYDLARLMEPPVEPVSCSGFAEAVVRHFGG from the coding sequence ATGGCCACCGAACCCGTGACCTTCGAGAAGCTCACCGCCCCCAGCAGCGGCACCGCCATCCGGTTCGAGGAGGGGCTGCCGGTGGTGCCCGACGACCCGATCATCCCCTTCATCCGCGGCGACGGCACGGGCGTGGACATCTGGCCCGCCACCCAGCGGGTGCTGGATGCGGCGGTGGCGAAGGCCTACGGCGGCCGGCGCCGGATCGAGTGGTTCAAGGTGTACGCGGGCGATGAGGCCTGCGACCTCTACGGCACCTATCAGTACCTGCCGGAGGACACCCTCACCGCCATCCGCACCTACGGCGTGGCGATCAAGGGGCCGCTCACCACCCCGATCGGCGGCGGCATCCGCTCCCTGAACGTGGCGCTGCGCCAGATCTTCGATCTCTACTGCTGCGTGCGGCCCTGCCGCTACTACGCCGGCACCCCCAGCCCCCACAAGCGTCCCCAGGATCTGGACGTGATCGTGTACCGGGAGAACACCGAAGACATCTACATGGGGATCGAGTGGGAGGCCACCGATCCGGTGTGCGTGGAGCTGATCGAGCACCTCAACACCGTGGTGATTCCGGCCAACGGCAAGCTCGGCAAGCGCACCATCCCCACCGGAGCCGGCATCGGCATCAAGCCGGTGAGCAAGCACGGCAGCCAGCGCCACATCCGCAAGGCGATCCAGCACGCCCTGCGCATGGAGGGCAAGAAGCGCCACGTGACGCTGGTGCACAAGGGCAACATCATGAAGTTCACGGAAGGGGCCTTCCGTGACTGGGGCTACGAGCTGGCCACCACCGAGTTCCGCGCCGCGTGCATCACCGAGCGGGAGAGCTGGATCCTCGACAACGCCGACCGCAACCCGGGGCTGAGCATCGAGGCCAACGCCCGCATGGTGGACCCCGGCTACGACGCGCTCACCCCCGAGAAGAAAGAGGCGATCTGCGCCGAGGTGCAGGGCGTGCTGGAGGCGATCGGCAGCAGCCACGGCAACGGCCAGTGGAAGCAGATGGTGATGGTGGACGACCGCATCGCCGACAGCATCTTCCAGCAGATCCAGACCCGCCCGGCCGACTACTCGGTGCTGGCCACGCTCAACCTCAACGGCGACTACATCTCCGATGCCGCCGCCGCCGTGGTGGGGGGCCTGGGCATGGCGCCGGGGGCCAACATCGGCGACCACGCCGCCATCTTCGAGGCCACCCACGGCACCGCCCCGAAGCACGCCGGCCTCGACCGCATCAACCCCGGCTCGGTGATCCTGAGCGGCGTGATGATGCTCGAGTACATGGGCTGGCAGGAGGCCGCCGACCTGATCACCGAGGGGATCAGCGCCGCCATCGCCAATCAGGAGGTCACCTACGACCTGGCCCGGCTGATGGAGCCGCCGGTGGAGCCGGTGAGCTGCTCGGGCTTCGCCGAGGCCGTGGTGCGCCACTTCGGGGGCTGA
- a CDS encoding glycosyltransferase, with protein MRSLRVLVPGTGGRLRGGGLLVELQTARLLQQLAPTEVVTYRQREPDHPFLADLLRAEPPDGAAARQMLWIVSWGFEVPRQLRALRGRAVAYHAHSSGYGFPLPAGVPVLAVSRNTLGYWGQWASRNPLALVPNALDPRWLQRGRRDGTGERPIDVLVQRRKSSAYLLEVLVPALRRRGLRVEVQAGWVDDLVDLFNSATVVLYDSADHWRVSGVSEGFGLPPLEALACGCVVFSSLNHALADSLDPGRLGHQLGAGTLSADLERISAAVADPAAWRAPAAELDALLAASSEAALLERWREALTRVNDHWDRLQAGEAPLQAPPLWRLRLRRWQSRLQRVLARRGA; from the coding sequence TTGCGATCGCTTCGTGTTCTCGTGCCCGGCACCGGCGGCCGCCTGCGCGGTGGCGGTCTGCTGGTGGAGCTGCAGACGGCCCGCCTGCTGCAGCAGCTGGCCCCCACCGAGGTGGTGACCTACCGGCAGCGGGAGCCCGACCACCCCTTCCTGGCCGATCTGCTGCGGGCCGAACCGCCCGATGGCGCCGCCGCCCGCCAGATGCTCTGGATCGTGAGCTGGGGCTTCGAGGTGCCACGCCAGCTGCGAGCCCTGCGGGGCCGCGCCGTGGCCTACCACGCCCACAGCAGCGGCTACGGCTTTCCCCTGCCGGCCGGAGTGCCGGTGCTGGCCGTGAGCCGCAACACCCTCGGCTACTGGGGCCAGTGGGCCAGCCGCAACCCCTTGGCCCTCGTTCCCAACGCGCTCGATCCCCGCTGGCTGCAGCGGGGCCGCCGCGACGGCACCGGAGAGCGCCCCATCGATGTGCTGGTGCAGCGGCGCAAGAGCAGCGCCTACCTGCTGGAGGTGCTGGTGCCGGCCCTGCGGCGGCGTGGGTTGCGGGTGGAGGTGCAGGCGGGCTGGGTCGACGACCTGGTGGATCTGTTCAACAGCGCCACCGTGGTGCTCTACGACTCCGCCGACCACTGGCGGGTGAGCGGGGTGAGCGAGGGCTTCGGCCTGCCGCCCCTGGAGGCCCTCGCCTGCGGCTGCGTGGTGTTCAGCAGCCTCAACCACGCCCTGGCCGACAGCCTCGATCCCGGCCGCCTCGGCCACCAGCTCGGTGCCGGCACCCTCAGCGCCGATCTGGAGCGGATCAGCGCCGCCGTGGCCGATCCGGCCGCCTGGCGCGCGCCAGCCGCCGAGCTGGATGCGCTGCTGGCGGCCAGCAGCGAGGCGGCCCTGCTGGAGCGCTGGCGTGAGGCCCTCACCCGGGTGAACGACCACTGGGACCGTCTCCAGGCCGGTGAAGCGCCGCTGCAGGCCCCGCCGCTGTGGCGGCTGCGGCTTCGCCGCTGGCAGTCGCGGCTGCAGCGGGTGCTGGCGCGGCGCGGTGCCTAG
- a CDS encoding CCA tRNA nucleotidyltransferase translates to MDVPGIPEALVGALAAAARAGGPPPQRVALVGGAVRDLLLHRVHNDPWRGVPDLDLVAEGPAIDLVRRLEALLPPGALRAAQEHGAYGTVEVELRLEGQTVLLDVATARCETYPQPGENPKVVPGLLADDLARRDFSINAIALDLASGELLDPHGGQADLQRRQLRLLHPHSLHDDPSRLVRGARYAARLGFRLEPGSREQARRTLEAWPWAWHSGERPGQAPAALGTRLRMEFELLLLREPWPAALAILQDWGGLALLDARLQADRHWRRRLHWAGRAGLPLMVALVAGAADPLALAERLQLPHRQHRLLAQWLELRQRLAELQQPAAEANGGPPTVAAWCAALEAPGGSPEAVLLALVTGTAPRRPLLRWWLRWRHLKAPDTAAELIARGVKPGPALGEELRRLRERRLAQERL, encoded by the coding sequence TTGGACGTTCCCGGCATTCCCGAAGCGCTGGTGGGGGCCCTGGCCGCGGCCGCCCGGGCCGGTGGCCCGCCCCCCCAGCGGGTGGCCCTGGTGGGCGGTGCCGTGCGCGATCTGCTGCTGCACCGGGTGCACAACGACCCCTGGCGCGGCGTTCCCGACCTCGACCTGGTGGCGGAGGGCCCGGCCATCGATCTGGTGCGGCGGCTGGAGGCCCTGCTGCCGCCGGGGGCGCTGCGGGCGGCCCAGGAGCACGGCGCCTACGGCACGGTGGAGGTGGAGCTGCGGCTCGAGGGCCAGACCGTGCTGCTGGATGTGGCCACCGCCCGCTGCGAGACCTATCCGCAGCCCGGGGAGAACCCGAAGGTGGTGCCGGGCCTGCTGGCGGACGATCTGGCCCGCCGTGATTTCAGCATCAATGCCATCGCCCTGGATCTGGCCAGCGGTGAGCTGCTCGACCCCCATGGCGGCCAGGCGGATCTGCAGCGGCGGCAGCTGCGGCTGCTCCACCCCCACAGCCTGCACGACGATCCCAGCCGCCTGGTGCGCGGCGCCCGCTACGCGGCCCGGCTCGGCTTCCGGCTGGAGCCCGGCAGCCGCGAACAGGCGCGCCGCACCCTGGAAGCCTGGCCCTGGGCCTGGCACTCCGGCGAGCGGCCGGGCCAGGCGCCCGCGGCCCTGGGCACGCGGCTGCGGATGGAGTTCGAGCTGCTGCTGCTGCGGGAGCCCTGGCCCGCCGCCCTGGCGATCCTGCAGGACTGGGGCGGCCTGGCCTTGCTCGATGCCCGCCTCCAGGCCGACCGCCACTGGCGGCGGCGTCTCCACTGGGCCGGCCGCGCCGGTCTGCCGCTGATGGTGGCGCTCGTGGCCGGCGCCGCCGACCCCCTGGCCCTGGCGGAACGGCTGCAGCTGCCCCACCGCCAGCATCGTCTGCTGGCCCAGTGGCTGGAGCTGCGCCAGCGCCTGGCCGAGCTGCAGCAGCCCGCCGCCGAAGCCAACGGCGGACCTCCGACGGTGGCGGCCTGGTGCGCGGCCCTGGAGGCTCCGGGCGGTTCGCCGGAGGCGGTGCTGCTGGCCCTGGTCACCGGCACCGCTCCCCGCCGGCCCCTGCTGCGCTGGTGGCTGCGCTGGCGGCACCTGAAGGCGCCGGACACGGCCGCCGAGCTGATCGCCCGGGGAGTGAAGCCCGGGCCGGCCCTGGGGGAGGAGCTGCGGCGCCTGCGGGAAAGGCGGCTGGCCCAGGAGCGGCTCTAG